Proteins encoded together in one Lachnospiraceae bacterium JLR.KK008 window:
- a CDS encoding FCD domain-containing protein — protein MTELENVEQKVPMTLAKQTSEKMLEYIAKHRLVPGDRLGTEREMAEELDVGRSTVREAIKILVSRNILEVKQGSGTYLSQMRGIADDPLGLELIHDQFKLTWDLLEFRIMIEPQIAAMAAANARRDQILEMERLCDQMEVFDDNDLERLYPDTRFHICIAEASGNLVAPNLIPIINKAVELFIHYTKREKTPETVATHREILEGIRRRDASWAQDMMHMHLMFNRQELRRAAMRQGISFINGQQII, from the coding sequence GTGACAGAATTGGAAAATGTAGAACAGAAAGTGCCAATGACACTGGCGAAACAGACCTCGGAGAAGATGCTGGAATATATCGCCAAACATCGTCTTGTTCCGGGGGACCGGCTTGGAACGGAACGAGAGATGGCGGAAGAGCTGGACGTAGGCAGGAGTACGGTCCGGGAGGCGATCAAAATACTTGTCTCCAGAAATATTCTGGAAGTGAAACAGGGGTCAGGTACGTATCTGTCACAGATGAGAGGGATCGCGGACGATCCGCTGGGGCTGGAGCTGATCCATGACCAGTTTAAACTGACCTGGGATCTGCTGGAGTTCAGGATCATGATCGAACCGCAGATCGCGGCTATGGCGGCGGCCAATGCCAGAAGGGATCAGATTTTGGAGATGGAGCGTCTCTGTGATCAGATGGAGGTCTTTGATGACAATGATCTGGAACGGCTTTATCCGGACACGAGGTTTCACATTTGCATTGCAGAGGCAAGCGGGAATCTGGTGGCGCCGAATCTGATCCCGATCATCAACAAAGCCGTGGAGCTGTTCATTCACTATACGAAACGGGAGAAGACGCCGGAGACGGTAGCCACGCATCGGGAAATACTCGAGGGTATCCGGCGCAGGGATGCGAGCTGGGCGCAGGATATGATGCACATGCACCTGATGTTTAACAGGCAGGAGCTTCGGAGAGCGGCTATGAGGCAGGGGATCTCCTTTATCAACGGGCAGCAGATCATATAG
- a CDS encoding HAD hydrolase-like protein: MFQYVLFDLDGTLTDPKEGITKSVQFALRRRGIHEPDLNKLEPFIGPPLVDSFMDFYGMTQEEATFAVADYRERFAPIGIFENKVYPGIPEMLEHLKEAGVKLAVASSKPEVYVERILEHFGLKSYFDVVTGSDLNGSRCEKEEVVEETLRRLAAVCGENDDDVIKAGEEIDRSAGAMVGDRKFDISGAKEFGLTSIGVSYGYAAKGELKNAGADYIVRSVRELEKLLLGNKAAWQTGGGPMWKRRTSGGGPAMRQGQANDGGAAPAQAPAENSSVFLRTWHMLLPFILYYLGYNACYLVIATMVQLLTGVGETTEAWFYENKMAVTYLTRAVSIMAGAGILVPLWRRERTKWPPRRKISFLTLGILAGTAALGVNILFALLKITELSAQYTEVQRTQYQMPLVWGLFLYGLITPAAEELLFRGLIYNRMKKYFSVLPAAVVSSVLFGAYHGNPVQALYGTLLGLVIVDVYEMTGDFKAPVFVHGVANAVVFALTYDPAVSAAIGTPVNCAIFLTLCGLSLLRIHRRAAQR, translated from the coding sequence ATGTTTCAATATGTATTGTTTGATCTTGACGGGACACTCACGGACCCGAAAGAAGGGATTACGAAAAGCGTACAATTTGCTTTGCGCAGACGGGGAATCCATGAACCTGATCTGAATAAGCTGGAGCCCTTTATCGGGCCCCCGCTTGTGGACAGTTTCATGGATTTTTACGGGATGACGCAGGAGGAAGCCACGTTTGCCGTCGCCGATTACCGGGAACGGTTTGCGCCGATCGGGATATTTGAAAATAAAGTGTATCCGGGCATTCCGGAGATGCTGGAGCATTTGAAGGAAGCCGGTGTGAAGCTGGCAGTCGCCTCCAGCAAGCCGGAGGTTTATGTGGAACGGATACTGGAACACTTCGGTCTGAAGTCTTATTTTGATGTGGTGACGGGCAGCGATCTGAACGGCAGCCGCTGCGAGAAGGAAGAAGTAGTGGAGGAAACGTTGCGGCGCCTGGCGGCTGTCTGTGGAGAAAATGACGATGATGTTATAAAGGCCGGGGAGGAAATAGACAGAAGTGCGGGAGCCATGGTAGGCGACCGGAAGTTTGACATCAGTGGCGCGAAAGAGTTCGGACTGACTTCCATAGGTGTCTCCTACGGCTATGCGGCCAAGGGAGAGCTGAAAAACGCCGGAGCGGACTATATTGTCAGGTCGGTGAGAGAGCTGGAAAAACTGCTGCTTGGCAACAAGGCGGCCTGGCAGACAGGCGGCGGGCCGATGTGGAAGCGCAGGACATCCGGCGGCGGGCCGGCCATGCGGCAGGGACAGGCAAATGACGGCGGGGCGGCGCCGGCTCAGGCTCCGGCGGAAAATTCCAGCGTGTTTCTGCGTACCTGGCATATGCTGCTGCCGTTCATCCTCTATTATCTCGGATATAATGCGTGTTATCTCGTGATCGCGACAATGGTGCAGCTTCTGACGGGGGTGGGCGAGACGACAGAGGCATGGTTCTATGAAAACAAAATGGCCGTGACCTATCTGACAAGAGCTGTTTCCATTATGGCCGGGGCAGGTATTTTAGTTCCACTCTGGCGAAGGGAGCGGACAAAATGGCCGCCCAGGCGAAAGATTTCCTTTTTGACGCTCGGTATCCTGGCAGGGACGGCGGCGCTGGGAGTCAATATTCTGTTTGCACTGCTAAAGATCACGGAACTTTCTGCGCAGTATACGGAAGTACAGAGAACCCAATACCAGATGCCGCTTGTATGGGGACTGTTCCTGTACGGACTGATCACGCCTGCGGCGGAGGAGCTGTTGTTCCGGGGGCTGATTTATAACAGGATGAAAAAATATTTTTCCGTCCTTCCGGCGGCGGTCGTTTCTTCGGTGCTGTTTGGCGCATATCATGGCAATCCGGTGCAGGCATTGTACGGAACGCTGCTCGGTCTGGTGATCGTTGATGTCTATGAGATGACGGGAGACTTTAAGGCGCCGGTCTTTGTACATGGTGTGGCTAATGCGGTGGTATTTGCTTTGACATACGATCCGGCTGTCTCGGCGGCGATCGGTACGCCGGTAAATTGTGCCATATTTTTGACACTCTGCGGCTTAAGTCTGCTGCGGATTCACAGGCGCGCGGCGCAGCGGTAA
- a CDS encoding glutamate synthase subunit beta, which yields MGKPTGFMEYERRTAKAEPPKARIRHFHEFHTHLPREEQQMQGARCMECGVPFCQSGMTIGGMTSGCPLHNLIPEWNDLVYTGNWKQAYNRLKKTNNFPEFTARVCPALCEHACTCGLNGDPVATKENEYAIIENAYEQGYAAARPPKVRTDKKVAVIGSGPAGLAVADQLNKRGHFVTVYERSDRPGGLLMYGIPNMKLEKSVVERKIRIMEEEGVVFVTGTNVGKDVRADKLLKEYDRVVLACGASHPRDIKAPGRDAQGIYFAVDFLKGNTKSLLDSDFTDKKYVDVRGRDVVIIGGGDTGNDCVGTAVRHGCKSVTQIEMMPKSPDVRADDNPWPEWPKVCKTDYGQEEAIAVFGHDPRIYETTVKEFLKDKNGRLKAVKTVRLCWEKDPAGGRMTSKEVPGSEQVFDAQVALIAAGFLGSEKYVTDAFGVEVNERANIRTAPGGYRTNVEQVFTAGDMHRGQSLVVWAIREGREAAREVDESLMGYTNLEIQ from the coding sequence ATGGGAAAACCAACTGGATTTATGGAATACGAACGAAGGACGGCAAAGGCGGAACCGCCAAAAGCGAGGATCAGACATTTTCACGAGTTCCATACGCATCTTCCGCGGGAGGAACAGCAGATGCAGGGGGCGCGCTGTATGGAGTGCGGCGTTCCTTTCTGCCAGTCCGGCATGACGATCGGCGGCATGACCAGCGGCTGTCCGCTGCACAACCTGATACCGGAGTGGAACGATCTTGTATACACGGGTAACTGGAAACAGGCATATAACCGTCTGAAGAAGACCAATAATTTTCCTGAATTTACAGCCAGAGTGTGTCCGGCGCTCTGCGAACATGCCTGTACCTGCGGGCTAAACGGTGATCCGGTGGCGACAAAGGAAAACGAGTATGCGATTATAGAGAACGCCTACGAGCAGGGATATGCGGCGGCCAGACCGCCGAAGGTGAGGACGGATAAGAAAGTGGCGGTCATCGGCAGTGGGCCTGCCGGGCTGGCGGTGGCTGACCAGTTAAATAAAAGAGGGCATTTCGTCACAGTCTATGAGCGCAGCGACCGGCCGGGAGGCCTGCTTATGTATGGCATTCCCAATATGAAACTGGAAAAGAGTGTCGTGGAGCGCAAGATCAGGATTATGGAGGAAGAGGGAGTCGTATTTGTCACAGGTACCAACGTCGGTAAAGACGTTCGGGCGGACAAACTGCTGAAGGAGTATGACCGGGTTGTGCTTGCCTGCGGCGCCTCCCATCCGCGCGACATCAAAGCGCCGGGCAGAGATGCGCAGGGCATTTATTTTGCGGTCGATTTTCTGAAGGGCAATACGAAAAGTCTTCTGGATTCTGATTTTACGGATAAGAAATATGTGGACGTAAGAGGGAGGGATGTGGTGATCATCGGCGGCGGCGATACGGGCAACGACTGCGTGGGCACTGCGGTCCGCCATGGCTGTAAATCGGTGACTCAGATTGAAATGATGCCGAAATCACCGGACGTCCGGGCGGATGACAATCCGTGGCCGGAGTGGCCGAAGGTATGTAAGACTGACTATGGACAGGAAGAGGCGATTGCCGTGTTTGGACACGATCCCCGCATTTATGAGACGACCGTGAAAGAGTTTCTCAAAGACAAAAATGGCAGACTGAAGGCGGTGAAGACTGTCCGGCTGTGCTGGGAGAAAGATCCGGCCGGAGGCCGGATGACCAGTAAAGAAGTGCCGGGAAGTGAGCAGGTGTTTGATGCGCAGGTAGCACTCATTGCCGCAGGATTTCTTGGCAGTGAGAAATATGTGACGGATGCCTTCGGGGTGGAGGTCAATGAGCGGGCGAACATCAGGACTGCGCCGGGCGGCTATCGGACCAATGTGGAACAGGTATTTACGGCGGGTGATATGCACAGAGGACAGTCTCTCGTCGTGTGGGCCATCCGCGAGGGCCGGGAGGCGGCCAGAGAAGTAGACGAAAGCCTGATGGGCTATACGAATCTGGAAATACAATAA
- a CDS encoding PTS sugar transporter subunit IIC has product MSLLQALLVALVAAVSRLEGDWLGECKLREPVVTGFLVGLVLGDVKTGLIIGAELQLMWMGATGIGPTAQLDIGIGGTIGTAVAIMTGTGAETAILFGVPVAVIMQFLNTLLMSSYSGVMVAADHKIDELDFRGIRFLHYFCGICTGLAYFAPTFFVMYFGNAVIEKIVAGMPEWVNLGLSGVAAILPCLGFALLLNIIMEKKLVPYFILGFIPAAYVGFDLTMIAIAGVAVAIAWIIYMLRQNEGVKVEAVSASDDEWED; this is encoded by the coding sequence ATGAGTTTACTGCAAGCGCTCCTTGTTGCACTCGTTGCGGCAGTGAGCAGATTAGAAGGGGACTGGCTGGGTGAATGCAAACTGCGTGAGCCGGTCGTAACTGGTTTTCTGGTAGGATTGGTTTTAGGAGATGTCAAGACAGGTTTGATCATTGGCGCAGAGCTGCAGTTGATGTGGATGGGTGCGACCGGGATTGGCCCGACCGCGCAGCTGGACATCGGTATCGGAGGAACGATCGGTACCGCAGTTGCGATCATGACGGGAACAGGCGCCGAGACTGCGATTCTTTTCGGAGTGCCGGTGGCGGTCATCATGCAGTTTTTGAATACGCTTCTGATGTCGTCATATTCGGGCGTTATGGTAGCCGCCGATCATAAGATAGACGAACTTGATTTCCGCGGCATTCGCTTTCTGCACTATTTCTGTGGAATCTGTACCGGACTTGCATATTTCGCGCCAACCTTTTTCGTGATGTATTTTGGAAATGCGGTTATTGAGAAGATCGTTGCCGGTATGCCGGAATGGGTGAATCTGGGGCTTTCGGGCGTGGCAGCCATCCTGCCTTGTCTTGGATTTGCGCTTCTGCTCAACATCATTATGGAAAAGAAGCTGGTTCCCTATTTTATTCTGGGATTTATTCCGGCCGCCTATGTCGGGTTTGATCTGACAATGATCGCGATTGCCGGTGTCGCCGTCGCAATCGCCTGGATTATCTATATGCTGAGACAGAATGAGGGTGTGAAAGTGGAAGCGGTGTCAGCTTCCGACGATGAATGGGAGGATTAG
- the gltB gene encoding glutamate synthase large subunit → MFDRKSNRPAAPLYRKEFEHDNCGIGACVSIRGVKSRGIVENSLKIVENLEHRAGKDAEGKTGDGVGILVQISHRFFSKVAKPLGIKLGAEREYGIGMFFFPQDELKRNQSKKMFEIIVGKEGLEFLGWREVPTAPEVLGHKAVECMPCIMQAFIRKPAHVKAGLDFDRLLYIVRRIFEQSTDNTYVVSLSSRTIVYKGMFLVGQLRTFFRDLQSGDYDSAIAVVHSRFSTNTNPSWERAHPNRFIVHNGEINTIRGNADKMLAREENMESEHLHGQLHKVLPAVEASGSDSAMLDNTLEFLVMSGMDLPLAVMITIPEPWANNRTMSQKKKDFYQYYETMMEPWDGPASIVFSDGDIMGAVLDRNGLRPSRYYITDDDQLILSSEVGVLDIDPSRIVKKERLHPGKMLLVDTRQGKIVDDDSLKESYASRQPYGEWLDSNMIALRDLKIPNRRVPEFTEEERQRMQKAFGYTYDELRTSILPMARNGSEAIAAMGVDTPLPVLSRTYHPLFHYFKQLFAQVTNPPIDAIREEIVTSTTVYIGKEGNVLEETPKNCNILKVNNPILTNTDLLKIKAMKAEGFRVEELPILYYKNTSLERAIERLFVEADRAYRDGVNIMILTDRGVDENHVAIPSLLAVSALNQYLVRTKKRTSVALILESGEPREIHHFATLLGYGACAINPYLALDTIHKLIDSRMLDKDYYAAVDDYTNAVLHGIVKIASKMGISTIQSYKGAQIFEAIGIDSDVINRYFTNTVSRVGGITLKDIERQQDALHSGAFDPLGLENDLTLDSPGNHKMRSGGEEHLYNPATIHLLQESTRRGDYELFQQYTALVNAEGHAKNLRGLMDFCYAEKPLPLEEIESVESIVTRFKTGAMSYGSISKEAHETLAVAMNTIHGKSNSGEGGEETERLEDGFDGRSRCSAIKQVASGRFGVTSRYLVSAKEIQIKMAQGAKPGEGGHLPGGKVYPWIAKTRHSTPGVGLISPPPHHDIYSIEDLAQLIYDLKNANKDARISVKLVSEAGVGTVAAGVAKAGAQVILVSGYDGGTGAAPRSSIHNAGLPWELGLAETHQTLLMNGLRSKVRIETDGKLMSGRDVAIAAILGAEEFGFATAPLVTMGCVMMRVCNLDTCPVGIATQNPQLRKNFRGKPEYVINFMRFIAQELREYMSKLGVRTVDELVGHTELLRVKDGPGEQGGKIDLRHILDNPYAGSKEKVVFDPRQVYDFALEKTADEKVLLRQLGKALESGQKKSIEIEVGNTDRAFGTILGSEITKRFGDTLDEDTYRVICRGAGGQSFGAFIPKGLTLELKGDSNDYFGKGLSGGRLVISPPAGSRFRADENIIIGNVALYGATSGRAFIGGVAGERFCVRNSGALAVVEGVGDHGCEYMTGGRVVVLGKTGKNFAAGMSGGIAYVLDEDNDLYTRLNKEMVYSSEITSKYDVLELKEMIREHVVCTGSDKGKTILDHFGEYLPKFKKIIPYDYDRMLKTIVQMEEKGLSAEQAQIEAFYANMRK, encoded by the coding sequence ATGTTTGACAGGAAGAGCAACAGGCCGGCAGCGCCTTTGTACCGGAAAGAATTTGAGCATGATAATTGTGGCATCGGCGCCTGTGTCAGCATCAGAGGGGTGAAGAGCCGCGGGATCGTGGAAAATTCCCTGAAGATCGTGGAAAATCTGGAGCACAGAGCGGGGAAAGATGCGGAGGGGAAGACCGGTGATGGAGTGGGAATCCTTGTTCAGATCTCACACAGATTCTTTTCCAAAGTGGCGAAACCGCTCGGTATCAAACTGGGCGCAGAGCGGGAATACGGGATAGGCATGTTCTTCTTCCCGCAGGATGAGCTGAAACGGAATCAGTCAAAGAAGATGTTTGAGATCATTGTCGGCAAGGAAGGACTGGAATTTCTCGGCTGGCGGGAAGTGCCGACGGCGCCGGAAGTGCTGGGGCATAAGGCTGTGGAGTGTATGCCGTGTATTATGCAGGCGTTTATCAGAAAACCTGCGCATGTGAAAGCGGGACTTGATTTTGACCGGCTGCTGTATATTGTGCGGCGTATTTTTGAACAGTCTACGGACAACACATATGTCGTGTCGCTGTCGAGCCGGACGATCGTCTATAAAGGGATGTTTCTCGTCGGTCAGCTGCGCACCTTTTTCAGAGATTTGCAGAGCGGGGATTACGATTCGGCGATTGCGGTCGTACACTCGCGTTTTTCCACGAACACGAATCCGAGCTGGGAGCGGGCGCATCCGAACCGGTTTATCGTGCATAACGGGGAGATCAATACGATACGCGGCAACGCGGATAAAATGCTGGCCAGAGAGGAAAATATGGAGTCCGAGCATCTGCACGGACAGCTTCATAAAGTTCTTCCGGCGGTCGAGGCGTCCGGTTCCGACTCGGCGATGCTCGACAATACGCTGGAATTTCTCGTGATGAGCGGGATGGATCTGCCGTTGGCGGTGATGATTACAATCCCGGAACCGTGGGCCAATAATCGGACGATGAGTCAGAAGAAAAAAGATTTTTACCAGTATTATGAGACGATGATGGAACCGTGGGACGGTCCCGCCTCGATCGTATTTTCCGACGGCGACATTATGGGGGCGGTGCTGGACCGCAACGGTCTGCGCCCTTCCCGGTATTATATTACGGATGACGACCAGCTCATTCTGTCGTCTGAAGTGGGAGTGCTTGACATCGATCCTTCCAGGATCGTCAAAAAGGAACGTCTCCATCCGGGCAAGATGCTGCTTGTGGACACAAGGCAGGGGAAGATTGTCGATGACGACAGCCTGAAAGAGAGCTATGCGTCCAGGCAGCCTTACGGTGAGTGGCTGGACAGCAATATGATCGCGCTCAGAGATCTGAAGATCCCCAACAGGCGTGTGCCGGAGTTTACGGAAGAAGAGAGACAGAGAATGCAGAAGGCGTTCGGCTATACGTATGACGAGCTGCGGACAAGCATCCTGCCGATGGCCAGAAACGGTTCGGAGGCCATTGCGGCGATGGGAGTCGATACACCCCTTCCGGTGCTGAGCAGGACATACCATCCATTGTTTCATTATTTCAAGCAGCTCTTTGCCCAGGTGACCAATCCTCCGATCGATGCGATCCGGGAAGAGATTGTCACTTCCACGACGGTCTATATCGGCAAGGAAGGAAATGTGCTGGAGGAGACACCGAAAAACTGCAATATTCTCAAAGTCAACAATCCGATCCTCACCAATACGGATCTTCTGAAGATTAAGGCGATGAAGGCGGAAGGATTCCGGGTGGAGGAACTGCCGATTCTGTATTATAAAAATACGAGTCTGGAGCGCGCCATCGAGCGGCTTTTTGTGGAAGCAGACCGGGCATACCGGGATGGTGTCAACATAATGATCCTCACGGACAGAGGAGTGGATGAGAATCATGTGGCCATTCCTTCGCTGCTGGCAGTGTCGGCGCTCAACCAATACCTCGTCAGGACGAAGAAGCGTACGAGCGTGGCGCTCATTCTGGAGTCGGGGGAGCCGCGGGAGATTCATCATTTTGCAACGCTGCTCGGTTATGGCGCCTGTGCCATCAACCCTTATCTGGCGCTCGATACAATCCATAAACTGATCGACAGCCGGATGCTGGATAAAGATTATTATGCGGCAGTCGATGATTATACGAATGCGGTACTTCATGGTATCGTCAAGATTGCGTCCAAAATGGGCATTTCCACCATTCAGTCATACAAAGGGGCGCAGATTTTTGAGGCGATCGGGATTGACAGTGATGTCATAAACAGATATTTTACGAATACGGTCAGCCGTGTGGGCGGCATCACCTTAAAAGACATCGAAAGGCAGCAGGACGCGCTTCATTCCGGAGCGTTCGATCCACTGGGACTGGAAAATGACCTGACACTGGACAGTCCTGGCAATCATAAGATGAGAAGCGGCGGCGAAGAGCATCTGTACAATCCGGCGACGATTCATCTGCTGCAGGAGTCCACAAGACGGGGCGATTATGAGCTGTTCCAGCAATATACGGCGCTCGTCAATGCCGAGGGACATGCGAAAAACCTCAGAGGACTGATGGACTTTTGCTATGCGGAAAAGCCGCTTCCGCTCGAAGAGATCGAGAGCGTGGAATCGATCGTTACCAGATTTAAAACCGGCGCCATGTCCTATGGCTCGATCTCCAAAGAGGCCCATGAGACACTGGCGGTCGCCATGAATACAATCCACGGGAAATCAAACTCCGGTGAGGGCGGTGAGGAGACAGAACGCCTGGAGGACGGATTCGACGGGCGGAGCCGATGCTCGGCGATCAAACAGGTAGCCAGCGGACGGTTCGGCGTCACAAGCCGCTATCTCGTCAGTGCGAAAGAAATCCAGATCAAAATGGCACAGGGGGCGAAGCCCGGTGAAGGTGGTCATCTGCCCGGCGGCAAGGTCTATCCGTGGATCGCGAAGACGAGGCATTCCACACCCGGTGTAGGGCTGATCTCACCGCCGCCGCATCATGACATCTATTCGATCGAGGATCTGGCGCAGCTTATCTATGATCTGAAAAATGCCAACAAGGACGCTCGCATTTCCGTGAAGCTCGTATCCGAGGCAGGTGTGGGTACGGTGGCGGCAGGTGTCGCCAAGGCGGGAGCACAGGTTATTCTCGTATCCGGCTATGACGGCGGTACGGGCGCGGCGCCGAGAAGCTCCATCCACAACGCCGGACTCCCATGGGAGCTGGGACTGGCGGAAACGCATCAGACATTACTTATGAACGGTCTGCGCAGTAAGGTGCGCATCGAGACGGACGGCAAGCTCATGAGCGGACGGGATGTGGCGATCGCGGCGATTCTCGGCGCGGAAGAGTTCGGCTTTGCCACGGCGCCGCTCGTGACGATGGGCTGTGTGATGATGCGTGTGTGCAATCTTGACACCTGCCCGGTTGGCATAGCGACCCAAAATCCGCAGCTGCGCAAAAATTTCCGCGGCAAACCGGAGTATGTCATCAATTTCATGCGCTTTATTGCGCAGGAATTGCGGGAATATATGTCGAAGCTCGGTGTGCGCACGGTCGATGAGCTTGTCGGGCATACCGAACTGTTGCGCGTGAAAGATGGTCCGGGCGAGCAGGGAGGGAAGATCGATCTGCGTCATATTCTGGACAATCCCTACGCGGGCAGCAAAGAGAAAGTTGTCTTCGATCCCAGGCAGGTCTATGATTTCGCACTGGAGAAGACAGCGGATGAAAAGGTACTGCTCCGTCAGCTTGGCAAAGCGCTGGAGAGCGGACAGAAGAAAAGCATTGAGATCGAAGTGGGCAATACGGACCGCGCATTCGGGACGATCCTTGGCTCTGAAATCACAAAGCGCTTTGGCGATACGCTGGATGAGGATACGTACCGCGTGATCTGCCGGGGTGCAGGCGGCCAGAGCTTTGGCGCCTTTATTCCGAAAGGGCTGACGCTGGAGCTGAAGGGAGACAGCAACGATTACTTTGGCAAGGGTCTCTCAGGGGGCCGGCTGGTAATCAGTCCGCCGGCCGGCAGCCGTTTCCGTGCGGATGAGAATATTATCATCGGTAATGTCGCGCTCTATGGGGCGACAAGCGGCAGGGCCTTTATAGGCGGTGTGGCAGGGGAGCGGTTCTGTGTGCGCAATTCCGGAGCGTTGGCGGTTGTGGAAGGTGTGGGAGACCACGGCTGTGAATATATGACCGGCGGCCGTGTCGTCGTGCTCGGAAAAACCGGAAAAAATTTTGCGGCAGGTATGAGCGGCGGCATTGCCTATGTGCTGGATGAGGACAACGATCTGTATACAAGGCTGAACAAAGAGATGGTGTATTCCTCTGAGATTACATCCAAGTATGATGTGCTGGAGCTGAAAGAGATGATCCGGGAGCATGTGGTATGTACCGGCTCTGATAAGGGAAAAACCATACTTGACCATTTCGGGGAATATCTGCCGAAGTTCAAAAAGATCATACCTTATGATTATGACAGAATGCTGAAGACGATCGTACAGATGGAAGAGAAAGGACTCTCGGCTGAGCAGGCGCAGATCGAAGCGTTTTATGCGAATATGAGAAAGTAA
- a CDS encoding RidA family protein, whose product MANVYDVLKEKGITLPAPPPKGGVYTPVMEFGDNLLYCSGCGPDLGNGNTVIGKLGKDLTVEEGQKAAYNCMLNLLANLEAKLGDLNKIKRFVKVLGFVQSADDFYQQPQVVNGGSNLILELFGEERGLPARTAIGVNATPGNIAVEIEVLVEYE is encoded by the coding sequence ATGGCAAATGTATATGATGTGTTAAAAGAAAAAGGGATCACACTTCCGGCGCCGCCGCCAAAAGGGGGCGTCTATACGCCGGTGATGGAGTTTGGCGATAACCTGTTATACTGCAGCGGCTGCGGACCGGACCTTGGAAACGGCAATACGGTCATCGGGAAACTGGGAAAAGATCTGACTGTGGAGGAAGGACAGAAGGCGGCATATAACTGTATGCTCAATCTGCTGGCGAATCTGGAGGCAAAACTGGGAGACCTGAACAAGATCAAGCGCTTTGTCAAAGTGCTTGGCTTTGTCCAGAGTGCGGATGATTTCTATCAGCAGCCGCAGGTTGTAAACGGCGGTTCGAATCTGATTCTGGAGCTTTTTGGCGAGGAGAGAGGACTGCCGGCGAGGACGGCGATCGGCGTCAATGCCACGCCGGGTAATATCGCTGTGGAGATCGAGGTATTGGTGGAATACGAATAA
- a CDS encoding D-TA family PLP-dependent enzyme, with protein sequence MENRYSFAGQEDIISPQLVYYREIIEENIRLMIRLAGGSERLWPHVKTHKMIEMVRLLMEMGISRFKCATIAECEMCGEAGAERAVLAYPLLGPNIERFLTLKKKFPGTYFYAVSDNTEQVKRIGEAAVEAGEEVSLLVDVDMGQHRTGVPIPSVGETYHIWSKIAGVKPEGMHCYDGHRHESDVSVRERYVREADEALEAVKKRLTEEGYACEIMIMGGTPSFPCHQKLTGEYLSPGTCVIQDAGYAQAYPDLPFVPGAAVLTRVVSRPGRYEFTLDMGTKAVASDPAGERAVIAGMEYAQTVLQNEEHWVVRVPQEHVQDIPPVGTVLFAVPTHVCPTSALYPEVPVVAGGKLDDWWEVTARNRKITI encoded by the coding sequence ATGGAAAACAGATATAGCTTTGCGGGGCAGGAGGACATCATTTCCCCTCAGCTCGTCTACTATAGAGAGATCATTGAGGAAAATATCCGCCTTATGATCCGGCTGGCCGGTGGCAGTGAGCGTCTGTGGCCGCATGTGAAGACGCATAAGATGATAGAAATGGTCCGGCTCTTAATGGAGATGGGGATTTCCAGATTTAAATGTGCGACGATTGCAGAGTGCGAAATGTGCGGGGAAGCCGGCGCAGAACGGGCGGTGCTGGCGTATCCGCTTCTGGGGCCCAATATTGAACGGTTTCTGACTCTGAAGAAGAAGTTTCCCGGCACTTACTTCTATGCTGTTTCCGACAATACGGAACAGGTAAAGCGGATCGGAGAGGCGGCTGTGGAGGCGGGGGAGGAAGTTTCTCTTCTTGTCGATGTGGATATGGGTCAGCACAGAACGGGCGTTCCGATTCCGTCAGTCGGGGAGACTTATCACATATGGAGCAAAATCGCGGGTGTAAAACCGGAAGGAATGCACTGCTATGACGGTCATCGCCATGAGTCGGATGTGTCTGTGCGGGAGAGGTATGTCCGGGAGGCAGACGAGGCGCTGGAGGCTGTTAAGAAGCGTCTGACGGAGGAAGGTTATGCCTGTGAGATCATGATCATGGGAGGGACGCCCTCCTTTCCCTGTCATCAGAAACTGACCGGGGAGTATTTAAGCCCGGGGACATGCGTGATTCAGGATGCGGGGTATGCCCAGGCGTATCCGGACCTGCCCTTCGTGCCGGGAGCGGCAGTGCTGACAAGAGTGGTCAGCCGTCCCGGCAGATATGAGTTTACGCTGGATATGGGGACAAAGGCGGTTGCCAGCGATCCGGCCGGGGAGCGGGCGGTGATCGCCGGCATGGAATATGCGCAGACTGTGCTCCAGAATGAGGAACACTGGGTCGTGCGTGTGCCGCAGGAGCATGTGCAGGACATTCCGCCGGTGGGAACGGTCCTGTTTGCGGTTCCGACCCATGTATGCCCGACGAGCGCCCTCTATCCGGAAGTGCCGGTCGTTGCCGGTGGGAAACTGGATGACTGGTGGGAAGTGACTGCCAGAAACCGCAAAATTACGATTTGA